From one Humulus lupulus chromosome 8, drHumLupu1.1, whole genome shotgun sequence genomic stretch:
- the LOC133796876 gene encoding cytochrome P450 704C1-like isoform X2 — MDILSNPVLFLALALVLTLFTIQILRKNQAKKKYPPVAGTIFNQLLNFKRLHHYMTDLAAKYTTYRLLSPFRHEIYTSDPVNVEYILKTNFENYGKGSYNYNILKDLLGDGIFAVDGEKWRQQRKISSYEFSTKVLRDFSSLIFGKNAAKLAKILSEVAATNQTIDIQDMSMKAILDSMFQVAFGVELDSMCGSSEEGKKFSIAFDDASAMTLFRYVDIFWKIKKILNIGAEASMKKKIKIINDFVFKIIRKKIELMESSKDKSLEKVVIELREVTKAKEVTNFVEFAETLSEEVVEKMQYLHAAITETLRIYPAVPVDGKICLSDDKLPDGYSVRKGDLVVYQPYAMGRMKCLWGDDAEQFRPERWLNEKGVFQPQSPFKFTAFQAGPRICLGKEFAYRQLKIFAAVLLSYFEFKLSDEKKIAHYRTMINLHIDGGLQVCVLHRNRT; from the exons ATGGATATCCTCTCGAACCCAGTTCTCTTCTTGGCTTTGGCTTTGGTTTTAACCCTTTTCACAATCCAAATTCTAAGGAAGAACCAGGCAAAGAAGAAGTATCCACCAGTTGCCGGAACTATATTTAATCAGTTGCTCAACTTCAAAAGATTGCATCATTATATGACTGATCTAGCAGCCAAATACACAACATACAGACTCCTTAGCCCCTTTAGGCATGAGATCTACACTTCGGATCCTGTCAATGTCGAATATATTCTCAAAACAAATTTTGAGAACTATGGCAAG GGTTCGTACAACTACAACATTCTTAAGGATCTTCTTGGTGATGGAATTTTCGCTGTAGATGGCGAAAAGTGGCGCCAACAGAGAAAAATTTCAAGCTATGAGTTCTCAACAAAAGTTTTGAGGGATTTCAGCAGTCTTATCTTTGGGAAAAATGCAGCAAAACTTGCCAAGATTTTGTCTGAAGTTGCAGCAACCAACCAGACAATTGATATTCAA GATATGTCTATGAAAGCAATCCTTGATTCAATGTTCCAAGTTGCATTTGGAGTTGAATTGGACAGCATGTGTGGATCAAGTGAAGAAGGCAAGAAATTCAGCATAGCTTTCGATGATGCAAGTGCGATGACCCTATTTCGCTATGTTGACATCTTCTGGAAGATCAAGAAAATTTTAAACATTGGAGCAGAAGCTTCCAtgaagaaaaaaatcaaaatcattaATGATTTTGTGTTCAAGATAATCCGCAAAAAAATCGAGCTGATGGAAAGCTCCAAGGACAAGTCTCTT GAAAAGGTTGTGATTGAACTGAGGGAAGTGACTAAAGCAAAAGAGGTCACAAACTTTGTTGAGTTTGCAGAGACTTTGAGTGAAGAAGTTGTGGAAAAGATGCAATATCTCCATGCAGCAATCACCGAGACTCTTAGAATCTACCCTGCAGTTCCAGTG GATGGAAAGATTTGCTTATCCGATGATAAATTGCCAGACGGCTACTCAGTGAGGAAAGGAGATTTGGTAGTGTACCAACCATATGCAATGGGAAGGATGAAGTGCTTGTGGGGTGATGATGCAGAACAGTTCAGACCAGAGAGATGGCTGAATGAGAAGGGAGTTTTTCAACCACAAAGCCCTTTCAAGTTCACAGCTTTTCAG GCAGGACCACGTATTTGTCTCGGAAAGGAGTTTGCTTATAGGCAATTGAAAATCTTTGCAGCCGTTCTGTTAAGCTACTTTGAATTCAAATTGAGTGACGAGAAAAAAATTGCCCATTACAGGACAATGATCAATCTTCACATCGATGGTGGTCTCCAAGTTTGCGTACTCCACAGGAATAGAACTTAG
- the LOC133796876 gene encoding cytochrome P450 704C1-like isoform X1 — protein sequence MDILSNPVLFLALALVLTLFTIQILRKNQAKKKYPPVAGTIFNQLLNFKRLHHYMTDLAAKYTTYRLLSPFRHEIYTSDPVNVEYILKTNFENYGKGSYNYNILKDLLGDGIFAVDGEKWRQQRKISSYEFSTKVLRDFSSLIFGKNAAKLAKILSEVAATNQTIDIQDMSMKAILDSMFQVAFGVELDSMCGSSEEGKKFSIAFDDASAMTLFRYVDIFWKIKKILNIGAEASMKKKIKIINDFVFKIIRKKIELMESSKDKSLMKRVDILSRFLQVTENDPIYLRDVILNVIIAGKDTTATTLAWFIYLLCKHPFVQEKVVIELREVTKAKEVTNFVEFAETLSEEVVEKMQYLHAAITETLRIYPAVPVDGKICLSDDKLPDGYSVRKGDLVVYQPYAMGRMKCLWGDDAEQFRPERWLNEKGVFQPQSPFKFTAFQAGPRICLGKEFAYRQLKIFAAVLLSYFEFKLSDEKKIAHYRTMINLHIDGGLQVCVLHRNRT from the exons ATGGATATCCTCTCGAACCCAGTTCTCTTCTTGGCTTTGGCTTTGGTTTTAACCCTTTTCACAATCCAAATTCTAAGGAAGAACCAGGCAAAGAAGAAGTATCCACCAGTTGCCGGAACTATATTTAATCAGTTGCTCAACTTCAAAAGATTGCATCATTATATGACTGATCTAGCAGCCAAATACACAACATACAGACTCCTTAGCCCCTTTAGGCATGAGATCTACACTTCGGATCCTGTCAATGTCGAATATATTCTCAAAACAAATTTTGAGAACTATGGCAAG GGTTCGTACAACTACAACATTCTTAAGGATCTTCTTGGTGATGGAATTTTCGCTGTAGATGGCGAAAAGTGGCGCCAACAGAGAAAAATTTCAAGCTATGAGTTCTCAACAAAAGTTTTGAGGGATTTCAGCAGTCTTATCTTTGGGAAAAATGCAGCAAAACTTGCCAAGATTTTGTCTGAAGTTGCAGCAACCAACCAGACAATTGATATTCAA GATATGTCTATGAAAGCAATCCTTGATTCAATGTTCCAAGTTGCATTTGGAGTTGAATTGGACAGCATGTGTGGATCAAGTGAAGAAGGCAAGAAATTCAGCATAGCTTTCGATGATGCAAGTGCGATGACCCTATTTCGCTATGTTGACATCTTCTGGAAGATCAAGAAAATTTTAAACATTGGAGCAGAAGCTTCCAtgaagaaaaaaatcaaaatcattaATGATTTTGTGTTCAAGATAATCCGCAAAAAAATCGAGCTGATGGAAAGCTCCAAGGACAAGTCTCTT ATGAAGAGAGTAGATATTCTATCCAGGTTTCTTCAAGTAACTGAGAACGATCCTATTTACTTGAGGGATGTAATTCTAAACGTTATTATAGCTGGAAAAGACACAACCGCAACCACACTTGCCTggttcatatacttgctttgcaAACATCCTTTTGTGCAGGAAAAGGTTGTGATTGAACTGAGGGAAGTGACTAAAGCAAAAGAGGTCACAAACTTTGTTGAGTTTGCAGAGACTTTGAGTGAAGAAGTTGTGGAAAAGATGCAATATCTCCATGCAGCAATCACCGAGACTCTTAGAATCTACCCTGCAGTTCCAGTG GATGGAAAGATTTGCTTATCCGATGATAAATTGCCAGACGGCTACTCAGTGAGGAAAGGAGATTTGGTAGTGTACCAACCATATGCAATGGGAAGGATGAAGTGCTTGTGGGGTGATGATGCAGAACAGTTCAGACCAGAGAGATGGCTGAATGAGAAGGGAGTTTTTCAACCACAAAGCCCTTTCAAGTTCACAGCTTTTCAG GCAGGACCACGTATTTGTCTCGGAAAGGAGTTTGCTTATAGGCAATTGAAAATCTTTGCAGCCGTTCTGTTAAGCTACTTTGAATTCAAATTGAGTGACGAGAAAAAAATTGCCCATTACAGGACAATGATCAATCTTCACATCGATGGTGGTCTCCAAGTTTGCGTACTCCACAGGAATAGAACTTAG
- the LOC133796877 gene encoding uncharacterized protein LOC133796877 produces the protein MGGRGRKRREKNYLAAHGGNYNRLPPPPDPSQLDALPSKLRTLISLTSPQPEGSTRDSKKAQKKRKNEDDASELKSGDKDEVNLKTTVFKDLNLSNDHDDTVENSAKEKKKRKRKAVEDLRFVGEMEKSNNSSKRREHKKKYLEARKNKHKKVKMEENLNFPGHEKIEFGDIVKAPLKLLTVPKVKKTQDVSHELVRLQAIESYRKSKGWSSRPGIHLPLPATAPTEGQ, from the exons ATGGGTGGAAGAGGACGGAAAAGGAGGGAGAAAAACTACTTAGCGGCGCATGGAGGAAACTACAATCGGCTACCACCGCCACCTGATCCTTCCCAACTCGACGCTTTGCCCTCTAAGCTTCGTACCCTCATCTCCTTGACTTCTCCTCAACCCGAAg GGTCTACAAGGGATTCAAAGAAAGCtcagaagaagaggaagaatgAAGACGACGCTTCAGAGTTA AAATCGGGTGACAAAGATGAAGTTAATTTGAAAACTACTGTATTCAAAGATTTGAATTTGAGCAATGATCATGATGACACTGTCGAGAATAgcgcaaaagaaaagaaaaagagaaagagaaaggcaGTAGAAGACCTTCGCTTTGTAGGAGAAATGGAAAAATCAAACAATAGTTCAAAAAGACGGGAGCACAAGAAAAA ATACTTGGAAGCCCGGAAAAACAAGCAtaaaaaggtgaagatggaagaAAATCTAAACTTCCCAGGACATGAGAAGATCGAATTTGGAGATATAGTCAAAGCTCCACTAAAGCTGCTAACCGTTCCCAAG GTTAAGAAAACACAAGATGTTTCACATGAGCTAGTTAGGTTACAGGCTATTGAGTCATATAGGAAAAGCAAAGGATGGTCCTCGAGGCCTGGAATTCATCTCCCTCTTCCTGCAACGGCTCCAACCGAAGGACAATAG